The nucleotide window aaaaggtcagtaacaacactttgaataattatctcttttaataatgttctctcagtaatcactcaactactgtctttccaacaaacagattgactcactatcatcacgatgaaacacgtccagaagaatggaccacagatggaaattagctattagctataatctggcatattgcatctcttctctttgctgagattaatgtttgtgtatgcatggtccttctataaataaatacatgtcatgcaaagctgcctgccttccttccttccttcgactctccctgaactgcctgatcttttaatgttcaatgttaaccatttgagcagatagcattaagtagaaaagatcacagatgctaatctgccgttagcctacctcccgcccccttagcacctggcgataggctgctcttcaaatgtttcacaaaatacttaacatcatgactactcttactgtttaacatttgggttcacttcatgttaaggctaatacaaatgacaaggctaagtaatgtgatgctaactaacgtgctcgctactagctatgtagctagcttgactgtgttccatgcacaacatgtgtattacctgagatctctgatccaacgactcctggtcctttcatcagacgggaagcgatagaacgagctatgatctataagtatgatcacttatgtgattgcaacctggtacaaagcacacaggcatcttgtaaaagtgaatttatttttagcaatctcttatttattggagggaataaatcaggtatgagatcttcttcttcttcttcgctttaattacgagtcgctcgcaaccacttggagcattatcgcctgtgacatcacttacgcgagccagaatgggatttgggatttgtagtctttgtagtcgcgtatttttcatagtcttatatttcaacagttttacgacaaattgtgacttttttgacacggaacttattgtttaagattgacaaacatcatatgtgtagttcgtggcacaattcaaatgggatcaaaagatacgtgttctctctccattgaattcaatgttaatttttcgcttccggggtcccatgggccggaagtagatgggcgtgacttcgcctctctattatcACGGAACTGTTGTCCAACAAGAAGGCATCTTATCAAAAGTAAGAAAAAaacgtgaaacacacacacacacacacacacacacacacacacacacacacacacacacacacacacaggactcCACTCCTCAAAGACTGCAACCACAATTATGTATGGATATTTTTCTAGCATCTGTTGGCACTATGTAAATATACACATTGACATATAATTGTATTGCATTGCTGCTTTTATGTATTAATGTATTTGTGTCTATTTGtattaggggtcgaccgattatcggccaggccgattatcggggccgatattcatcatttgaccgattatcggtatcggccttttttttaataaaattgccgataacactttggctctgatgcggccgtttctctgtctgcagtcaccactctctgtacacgagcaatgtcccgcccacagcgctatctgataggctattactgaagtgtcaatcaacactgaagattttccgggcggtagccagccatagaggcgggaccttctcagattacaggcaggtgcgaagaacgcagacacagacagaggcaagcagcagcgctgagcggcagagccatacatgtgtttcgaaggtaaatcagttgaaagccgaagttcaataaacatccctatcCCCTCAGCTGAAGctgcaaaaacagcacgatctattgatccaattctatcagcttccccgttacacagggacgcgggaaatcagtcagcgtgcagcgtctcacagcggaactgtggtgcggagggggggctgcgagtgaagtatgtatttagcaaatgtttagcaaaatattagaagtgaggctactagtctaacgttaggtctactgtaatagcctcacttttaatagtttgcaaaacattagctagcactagtgttttgcagttgctagcagcttattgggatgttatgctagacagacaggcattggtttgatataataaattaagcattattattGGTtgagcatgtcagcctgcagccccacttcttgtctctctctaactcatagcagatggctgcattaaagaaaagggcacagagaggaaaccagttgtaagatgtttaaaagttcattaaacataatataggctatgcttaaatgcatttcaaagaagttgagttgtgttggagtttgtgttatttgacaccaagattttctgattttactgcaaatgtatatcggtttcaaatatcggttatcggtctccttgattactaataatcggtatcggccttgaaaaagccatatcggtcgatccctaatttGTATAACTGCAGTGAGAGAGGCCAAATAAATGTTGTTATCTTTGCACGATGACTTGACAATAGCGATAATATTCTATTCTAATCTATTTAAAACATCTTGGGTAACTCTGTGTTTACTGTGTGTAGGTTTTAATTCATCAATTGTCATTAATAATGTTTTGCTGCAGCACTCCTTGTCGATTCTACTTTCTACTATACATTTGAAATACTTGATTACTACAGTACTTTGTTTATTTCATAGCAAGAGGAGAGTTAAATGCTTTCCAATAGAATACTACATTATTGTTATACATTTGTTTCTATCTTACACATTTGATTTgggctatatgttttatttctctttttgtaGTCATGCGTTTGAACATAAATAGTTATTGTGAtatccagagttgggtgtaacgcgttacaaagtaagtTATTTTTTtagttacaaagtaacgcgttactgtaataatattactttgtcggtaacggagtagtgtaacgcgctacttttataattcagtaatcacactacagttactaacatcgccccgacacgcgttacttcgttactttctaaaatcagtcataatcaaacctcaacaaacacctgcaaagaacacatgctaaggtgaagctaacgcacatagctgttgtttgtttatatcacgtagtctgttcttcttctctgtgttccggttgttgcctgttttgaatgacgaatacacactaccgccgcctgctggtaaggagagttattgccacttacgcatgcgcagttcgtacgtgctcggctgacgtctttgcggtgtgctccagtctggctccagtaaagtaacgaattactttatgtagagagtaacgaagtagtgtaatatattacttttttttagtaacgaccccatctctggtgatATCTATATGCATAATATCTAATGCATTTATTGAGTCATTACAAATGCTGAACATGAATAAACGTTTGATGTAACAGTTAATAACTGGAGGTATTATCACCTCAGCAACGATGTCTGCATGCTTTTTCACGCCGTCAGAATTTGACATGTGAAATATTGCAGTGGCTTCAAATCCCTGTTTGATATGATACTGTATGTTGTCATGCCACACCTGACAGATGGTGTGCTTGCTATGTATTGATCTGTGTTTGAGCTCTTTCCAAACACTTCCAAACATTCTATATTTCTCTGGAAATAGATATTCACTTAGTAATGCAGCCAGGTCTCTCCAGCGTGTTCCACCACTTCATTAGACAACAGGTAAACTTCAGGATGTGCTTACAGGACAAAGCCAACTGCTACAGCTCCTGTTTCCAGACCTGCAGCCCCCTGATTGGTGCACCTCTGAAAGcttatcattacattacatgtcacgtgttagacgcttttatccaaagcgacttacatgttATGTTTGTTTACCTCCTAATGTTTCATTAACCGTACTGTTTTAATGCAGATATTGTGTTTTTTAGTATTACTTCAGTTCAGGGAATATATCGCAGTCATTTAGATTGGATTTGTCACATTTTAGTTTCAGGGATTGTTTTCATATTAATGTGTTTAAACTTTACAAACTttacacatttgaatataattaACATTCTCTGGATGCACTGGAAATGTCAACAAGTGTTTCTGTGGGATTATTTATCAAACACTTTTTATATTAAGGTCTGGTTAAATAtgtcctgttttatttttaaataagccGCATGAAGAGCCTTCCCAACGTGAGCTCCCTTCTGATTGGACGATCGTCGCTCCCTCGCTGAtggccaatcagagagcagctggTGGGTATAAAGAGCCGCTGTGGCGAGCAGAGAGCCACACTTCGTGGAAACCCGAGAAAGCAGATATGTCAGGAAGAGGCAAGACCGGAGGAAAGGCCCGAGCCAAGGCTAAGACCCGCTCCTCCCGGGCCGGGCTCCAGTTCCCCGTCGGCCGTGTCCACCGGCATCTGAGGAAGGGTAACTACGCCCACCGTGTCGGTGCCGGAGCCCCGGTGTACCTGGCCGCCGTGCTGGAGTACCTGACCGCTGAGATCCTGGAGCTGGCTGGAAACGCCGCCCGGGACAACAAGAAGACCCGGATCATCCCCCGCCACCTGCAGCTCGCCGTCCGCAACGACGAGGAGCTGAACAAGCTGCTGGGAGGAGTGACCATCGCTCAGGGAGGCGTGCTGCCCAACATCCAGGCTGTGCTGCTGCCCAAGAAGACCGAGAAGGCCGCCAAGAAGTGAGCACCCTGAACCCGCTTCTACCAACCCcaaaggctcttttaagagccacacaCTTCTGTCCAGAGAGCTTTCCTCATCGAACCTGTGCCTCTAGtacagggctattcaattacacattcagttgggccagattttataactacaaaatgcagctgggccagacattcagcggcctgtaaaaagcgggtaatgacacattttaaaccaacacaTATTACTGCGATGAAAAACATGCCATTTGTATTCATTGTTCATCTAACAAAGGCACGTCAAAAAgtgcataaaaacacaacaaattaatATCATTAGCATTATAACTACTAAATATACTATAGCAACTATAATAGCATTAATTTAACAGAATCTGAGGATTCTCAAAGTgcatacaaaacaaaaagtgcacagttgaagcattacatttgtttgctttagaagtcaaatattcaggttattttattgaaccaggcacatcacaacgtgcatttaactgaatacaataatagcagtcttaataaatgtcttcatacatacaaaataaaattggatacatatgacacatgcacatcaaaaagtgcattagcAAACCGTTAAAGAGCTCCAATGTAACACGAAGAGGTAGTACTGTAGCAATActattttttcacttttcaagtaTTAACAAAAAATCATACGTGTTGGTCACATTTGACCCAGACACATTACAAAGTACAAAAATAACTGTCAAACCCTTCAGTGCACAAACCCAAAACAAGGGATAAGGGTAACTAACATGAATGAATACTACACTACACGTCTACTATAGTAAACTAGCTGCTTACTATCACCTCATGTGTGATTTGTCATCGCTGACTTTCTCAAtgggagaagtgacatttttagtCTTGAACAAGAGCAGTGATCTTTGGCTCATAGGATGCCAATGCAATCCTAAGACATTGGTGAAGAGTGCTGTCAGTCAGGGAGCAGCGAGTGCTACTTTTGATTGAGTTCATGTGTGAAAAGCTTGATTCACATTTGTATGTTGATCCAAACATACTGAGCACACAGATCGCTACTTTCTGAACTTTAGGGAACTGCTGTTTTTTGACGTCACTCCAAAACTTCGCTGGCCCGTTAGTGCGCTGCTCTTGTGCCATGGTTACGGATGAATGCATGTCAATAAGTTTCAGTGTACATTTCTCCTCGTCGATGGAGGGGACCACTTCCTTTGCTCTGGTGGATACGCCCCCCTCTATTGCAACAGTGAAGGGGTCTCTGGCAAAGCCCATCACCTCTGTGGGCAGAGCAAGTCCATCCAATCGACCGGCAAAGTTCTCTTTCAACCTCGCAATGAAATCTGTCATCACATCCGTGATTTGTGCTGGGGATGTGATGTGTTTGCGGAGCGTCGGAAAATGCACTATCCGACCCGTAAGACGGTCGCGAAAAGGTCCAGCTTGACTTGGGCAATGACTCGCGCATCTGCTCCACAAGATCAATGaccgttttgtctttgtttacacttcagagttgagagagacatgttttagagtTGCTATCATAGGACCACCGTTACTAGCACCACTAGATGCACTTTCCAAAAACGTGCTGCGTTGTGGTTTGGTGGTTTCTAAGCAACGCGGAGTGTTGCGTTCATGGTCTGTACTAGTGTAGGAATTTGGCCACGGTAGGCTGGGCCACTCGGGAGTTGGTTCTGGGCCGcatct belongs to Pseudochaenichthys georgianus chromosome 14, fPseGeo1.2, whole genome shotgun sequence and includes:
- the LOC117458368 gene encoding histone H2A → MSGRGKTGGKARAKAKTRSSRAGLQFPVGRVHRHLRKGNYAHRVGAGAPVYLAAVLEYLTAEILELAGNAARDNKKTRIIPRHLQLAVRNDEELNKLLGGVTIAQGGVLPNIQAVLLPKKTEKAAKK